One genomic window of Daphnia pulex isolate KAP4 chromosome 12, ASM2113471v1 includes the following:
- the LOC124208950 gene encoding ribokinase-like: protein MVLQEVQIVVLGSFMTDVVSYVSNLPRIGETLCGHKLAICCGGKGANQAVTAARLGAATAIIGKLGNDSFGKSYLDALKKENILTDFIGLTSEALTGLAQIIVEDSGQNSIVIVPGANNYLTTEDVRNSRDTFTKAKIMLSVLEIPRETVLSGLKLANELGVFTILNAAPAVEDLEKDFYTLSDIFCVNETEAEMLIKQPVTNHDEALSAAHLLMEKGCKKHVLITLGKNGALLLSRDDNNSFLEPVFVKAPEVKAIDTTGAGDCFLGALAYFLAYYPDWPLSKTVTNSCRVASLSVQRAGTQTSFPYKNELENDLFV from the exons ATGGTTCTCCAAGAAGTACAGATTGTTGTTTTAGGTTCATTCATGACAGATGTTGTTAG CTATGTAAGTAATTTACCCAGAATTGGTGAGACACTTTGTGGCCATAAGCTTGCCATCTGTTGTGGTGGAAAGGGGGCCAACCAAGCTGTGACTGCTGCACGTCTTGGAGCTGCTACTGCAATTATTGGAAAG TTAGGAAATGATTCATTCGGAAAATCGTATTTGgatgctttaaaaaaagaaaacatcctTACAGACTTCATTGGTCTTACATCTGAAGCCTTAACAG GATTGGCTCAAATAATTGTCGAAGATAGCGGGCAGAACAGTATTGTCATCGTTCCTGGCGCTAATAATTATTTGACCACTGAAGATGTTAGGAATTCACGAGATACATTTACCAAAGCTAAAATCATGCTTTCTGTTCTCGAAATTCCGCGTGAAACTGTTCTTAGTGGATTGAAACTTGCGAATGAGCTTGGAG TTTTTACAATATTAAATGCCGCTCCTGCCGTTGAAGATctagaaaaagatttttacacACTCTCCGACATCTTCTGTGTCAACGAAACAGAG GCTGAGATGCTCATCAAACAGCCAGTGACAAATCATGATGAAGCACTATCCGCCGCCCACCTACTGATGGAAAAAGGTTGTAAGAAACATGTACTCATCACACTTGGAAAAAACGGCGCTTTATTGCTTTCAAGAGATGACAACAACAGCTTCCTTGAACCTGTATTCGTAAAAGCTCCTGAAGTCAAAGCTATTGATACCACG GGTGCTGGAGACTGTTTTTTGGGAGCGCTTGCATACTTTCTGGCATATTATCCAGATTGGCCGTTGAGTAAAACGGTGACAAATTCGTGTCGCGTCGCCTCACTGAGCGTTCAAAGAGCCGGTACCCAAACAAGTTTTCCTtataaaaatgaacttgaaaacgATTTGTTTGTGTAA
- the LOC124208954 gene encoding immediate early response 3-interacting protein 1-like — translation MAFTFWGLLEAALLLVNAICVLHEERFLAKVGWGGEQMQAYGSGPSVKSQILNIIRSVRTVMRIPLIFINVGVILVKFVLG, via the exons ATGGCATTTACTTTCTGGGGCTTGTTGGAAGCAGCTCTTCTCTTGGTCAATGCGATATGTGTTTTACATGAAGAAAGGTTTCTTGCCAAAG TTGGATGGGGTGGAGAGCAAATGCAAGCATATGGAAGTGGACCAAGTGTTAAATCCCAAATCCTCAATATCATTCGCTCAGTGAGAACTGTCATGAGAA tCCCATTAATATTCATCAATGTTGGTGTCATATTGGTGAAATTTGTTCTTGGATGA